In Leopardus geoffroyi isolate Oge1 chromosome D1, O.geoffroyi_Oge1_pat1.0, whole genome shotgun sequence, a single window of DNA contains:
- the HSPE1 gene encoding LOW QUALITY PROTEIN: 10 kDa heat shock protein, mitochondrial (The sequence of the model RefSeq protein was modified relative to this genomic sequence to represent the inferred CDS: inserted 2 bases in 2 codons), whose translation MELFPRSRGPGLGLRVSLQPWQLQSRVGTAAARVMAGQAFRKFLPLFDRVLVERSAAETVTKGGIMLPEKSQGKVLQATVVAVGSGSKGKGGEXQPVSVKVGDKVLLPEYGGTXVLHDKDYFLFRDGDILGRYVD comes from the exons ATGGAGCTTTTCCCACGTTCACGTGGCCCGGGGCTCGGACTGCGGGTCTCACTGCAGCCGTGGCAACTCCAGAGCAGAGTAGGAACTGCAGCGGCCAGAGTCATGGCAGGACAAGCGTTTAGGAAGTTTCTTCCCCTCTTTGACAGAGTTTTAGTTGAAAGGAGTGCAGCTGAAACTGTAACCAAAGGAGGCATTATGCTTCCAGAAAAATCTCAAGGAAAAGTTTTGCAAGCAACAGTAGTAGCTGTTGGATCAGGCTCTAAAGGAAAGGGTGGAG ATCAACCAGTCAGTGTGAAAGTTGGAGATAAAGTTCTTCTCCCAGAATACGGAGGCA TAGTTCTACATGACAAGGATTATTTCTTATTTAGAGATGGTGACATTCTTGGAAGGTATGTAGactga